In Ignavibacteriales bacterium, the following are encoded in one genomic region:
- a CDS encoding RNA polymerase sigma factor, with translation MQSETEIINKLVRGDEAAFRDFIEEFKDKGYSLTLKILKNPDEAEDSLQDAFIKFYRALIHNQFQGKSKLSTYFYTIVYNTALDHYKKKRKVSFSMISIDVNDSNFKDGDELTPAFRQSEIDRNVLPESVDANTDKVISASEIQGIINDYIENIPEQYSVILNMFYINELSHKEICDILSLPLGTVKNRIFRAKEKIKELILRRYTEDEILQYID, from the coding sequence ATGCAATCGGAGACAGAAATAATAAATAAACTGGTCAGGGGAGATGAAGCCGCTTTCAGGGATTTCATCGAGGAGTTTAAGGATAAGGGATATTCGTTAACGCTCAAGATCCTTAAAAATCCCGACGAAGCGGAAGATTCCCTCCAGGACGCGTTCATTAAATTTTACAGAGCTTTGATCCACAATCAATTCCAGGGTAAATCAAAGCTCTCGACTTATTTCTACACGATCGTGTATAACACGGCGCTCGATCATTATAAGAAGAAGAGAAAAGTATCTTTTAGCATGATCTCGATAGACGTAAACGATTCAAATTTTAAAGACGGGGATGAGCTGACACCCGCATTCAGACAATCCGAGATAGACAGGAACGTTCTCCCGGAGTCAGTCGATGCAAATACGGATAAGGTGATCTCAGCGAGCGAAATCCAAGGAATCATTAATGATTATATAGAGAATATCCCGGAGCAGTATTCGGTGATACTAAACATGTTCTACATAAACGAACTTTCACATAAGGAGATCTGCGACATTCTAAGTCTGCCGCTCGGAACCGTAAAGAATAGGATATTCAGGGCAAAGGAAAAGATAAAGGAGCTTATACTCAGGAGATATACGGAAGATGAAATTTTACAATACATTGATTAG
- a CDS encoding UpxY family transcription antiterminator, whose translation MTESSERNWYVVQTRPRYEKKVYEQILAKEIETFLPLIITIRKWSDRKKKITIPMFSGYVFVHANEAERKRAIADTIGALRYIFYMKRPAVVSEKEINNIKLSLQAPERFKIENSNVKKGDLVKITGGVFSGMEGIVTELRGNYKLTINIYELSMSLNVVLSPGEVKLLEKIYE comes from the coding sequence ATGACGGAGAGTAGTGAACGTAACTGGTATGTGGTCCAGACACGGCCGAGATACGAAAAAAAAGTTTATGAGCAGATCCTGGCAAAGGAAATTGAAACATTCCTGCCGTTAATAATTACAATAAGGAAGTGGTCCGATCGTAAAAAAAAGATTACCATTCCAATGTTTAGTGGTTACGTCTTTGTTCATGCCAATGAGGCGGAAAGAAAACGGGCGATTGCCGATACCATTGGAGCATTGAGATATATCTTTTATATGAAAAGACCGGCTGTAGTTTCCGAAAAGGAGATTAATAACATTAAACTTTCACTTCAGGCTCCGGAGCGCTTTAAGATCGAAAATTCGAATGTAAAGAAGGGGGATCTGGTAAAGATCACCGGAGGCGTCTTCAGCGGTATGGAGGGTATCGTTACCGAGTTGAGAGGAAATTACAAGCTCACTATTAATATTTATGAACTCTCGATGTCTCTGAATGTTGTGCTTAGCCCCGGGGAAGTCAAGCTTCTTGAAAAGATTTATGAATAA
- a CDS encoding nucleotide sugar dehydrogenase: MSELKEKIKNNKFKVGIIGMGYVGLPLALEFAQKGIKTIGFDLDESKVTSINKDKKSYIKHIPGKSIKSAVESDMLSATKEFAKLGEVDAIIICVPTPLDKNREPDMKYVVQTAEEIARYLRPGHFISLESTTYPGTTDELLLGIFARTGLKVGKDYFLCFSPEREDPNNPNFVTSTIPKVIGGVTKKCLSLGLLIYGKVIDKLVPVSSTKAAEATKLLENIYRSINIALVNELKTVFDKMDIDVWEVIDAASTKPFGYTPFYPGPGLGGHCIPIDPFYLTWKAREYETATKFIELAGEINTNMPHYVIAKVMDALNVNKKALNNSRILILGLAYKKNVDDIRESPSLKLIELLQERGARVDYNDEFVKSIPELRKYNFKKKSVKLTKENLGKYDLVLLSTDHSYYDHKFILKHSKLIVDTRNAFKDFKNSKIYKA; encoded by the coding sequence ATGTCAGAACTAAAAGAAAAAATCAAAAACAATAAATTCAAAGTCGGTATAATCGGCATGGGATATGTCGGTCTGCCCCTAGCGCTTGAATTTGCGCAAAAGGGAATTAAGACCATAGGCTTCGATCTCGATGAGAGCAAGGTAACAAGTATTAATAAAGACAAGAAGTCCTATATAAAACACATACCCGGTAAAAGCATTAAGTCTGCCGTCGAAAGCGATATGCTGTCTGCTACTAAAGAGTTTGCTAAGCTCGGTGAAGTCGATGCTATTATTATCTGTGTTCCTACACCGCTCGATAAGAACAGGGAACCTGATATGAAATACGTTGTTCAGACTGCCGAGGAGATAGCTAGATACCTTCGCCCCGGTCATTTCATTTCACTTGAAAGCACGACATACCCCGGTACTACGGATGAGCTCCTGCTTGGAATATTCGCCAGGACAGGATTGAAAGTAGGTAAGGATTACTTTCTCTGCTTTTCACCGGAACGGGAAGACCCTAACAATCCTAACTTTGTAACATCCACTATTCCAAAGGTTATAGGCGGCGTTACAAAAAAATGTCTCTCACTTGGGCTTCTTATATACGGTAAAGTAATTGACAAGCTTGTTCCCGTCTCTTCTACTAAAGCTGCTGAGGCAACGAAATTGTTGGAAAATATCTATAGATCGATAAATATCGCTCTCGTTAATGAGCTTAAAACTGTATTCGATAAAATGGATATTGATGTTTGGGAAGTGATAGATGCCGCGTCAACAAAGCCTTTCGGTTATACGCCTTTCTATCCGGGTCCCGGTCTCGGTGGGCACTGTATCCCTATCGACCCGTTTTACCTGACGTGGAAGGCAAGAGAGTATGAGACCGCAACTAAGTTTATCGAGCTTGCGGGTGAAATCAATACTAACATGCCCCACTATGTTATTGCTAAAGTAATGGATGCATTGAATGTTAATAAGAAAGCGCTAAATAATTCACGCATACTGATACTCGGACTGGCTTACAAAAAAAATGTGGATGACATTCGCGAATCCCCGTCGTTAAAACTTATTGAACTCCTTCAGGAGCGCGGAGCAAGGGTTGATTATAATGACGAATTCGTAAAGTCTATACCTGAATTAAGAAAATACAATTTCAAAAAGAAGTCCGTCAAACTTACAAAAGAAAATCTCGGTAAGTACGACCTTGTACTGCTTTCGACGGACCATTCTTACTATGACCATAAATTCATTCTTAAGCATTCAAAGCTTATAGTGGATACAAGGAACGCCTTTAAAGATTTTAAGAACTCAAAAATTTACAAAGCCTGA
- a CDS encoding DegT/DnrJ/EryC1/StrS family aminotransferase: MKVPLLDLKAQYSQIKKELDEALIRVAESQYFILGPEVEKLEKTMNEYIGCTSSIGVSSGTDALLVALMAIDIQPGDEVILPTYSFFATAGVVSRLNAKPVFCDVDPVTFNIDPSKIEELVTERTKAITPVHLYGQSADMNPIMEIAKKHNLVVIEDAAQSIGTQYKDGRTTGTIGEVGCFSFFPSKNLGGFGDGGLVTAMDAELGEKIRILRVHGGKPKYYHRIIGGNFRLDAIQAAVINVKFPHLDSWSKQRQSNADLYTSLFVDKGLASGEGVVEFSETEKVLIPKAVYRSADIPRYHIYNQYVIRVEDRDGLREHLKQKEIGTEIYYPVPFHLQDCFAYIGNKKGDFPVAEFCAEKSLALPIYPELTNEQIEYTVDSIKEFIDKS, from the coding sequence ATGAAAGTACCTTTATTAGACCTGAAAGCGCAGTACAGTCAGATAAAAAAAGAACTTGATGAAGCATTAATAAGAGTTGCCGAGAGTCAGTATTTTATTTTGGGACCTGAAGTTGAAAAGCTGGAAAAGACCATGAATGAATATATCGGATGCACATCCTCTATAGGTGTTTCTTCCGGTACGGACGCCCTGCTCGTTGCTCTTATGGCAATCGATATTCAGCCCGGTGATGAAGTTATTCTCCCGACTTATTCGTTCTTCGCGACCGCGGGTGTGGTAAGCCGTCTTAACGCTAAACCTGTCTTTTGTGATGTTGATCCTGTTACGTTCAATATCGATCCTTCTAAAATAGAGGAACTGGTTACGGAAAGAACAAAAGCGATTACTCCCGTTCATCTTTACGGACAGAGCGCGGACATGAATCCTATAATGGAGATTGCTAAAAAGCACAACCTTGTTGTTATAGAGGATGCCGCGCAGTCGATTGGGACACAATACAAGGACGGAAGGACCACCGGGACGATCGGAGAGGTAGGATGTTTCTCGTTTTTCCCGAGCAAAAATCTCGGCGGATTTGGTGACGGCGGACTCGTCACTGCAATGGACGCCGAACTCGGTGAGAAGATCAGGATACTCCGCGTGCATGGTGGGAAACCCAAGTATTATCACAGGATTATCGGCGGTAATTTCCGTCTCGACGCGATACAAGCTGCAGTCATTAATGTAAAATTCCCGCACCTTGACTCATGGTCGAAACAGCGTCAGAGCAATGCCGACCTTTATACCAGCCTCTTTGTGGATAAAGGACTTGCATCAGGTGAAGGTGTTGTAGAGTTCAGTGAAACGGAGAAAGTCCTTATACCAAAGGCGGTTTACAGGAGCGCTGACATTCCGAGATATCACATCTACAATCAGTATGTGATACGGGTCGAAGACCGTGACGGATTGAGAGAGCATCTGAAGCAGAAGGAGATAGGAACAGAAATTTATTATCCCGTTCCGTTCCATTTGCAGGATTGCTTTGCTTATATTGGGAATAAGAAAGGTGATTTTCCTGTCGCTGAGTTTTGTGCTGAAAAATCGCTCGCTCTGCCTATATATCCCGAATTGACGAATGAACAGATAGAGTACACAGTTGACAGCATAAAAGAATTTATAGATAAAAGCTAA
- the lhgO gene encoding L-2-hydroxyglutarate oxidase has product MVIGAGIVGLAGAYKILESDPSLKICILEKENGIARHQSGHNSNVIHSGIYYKPGSLKATNCIRGYSMMVDFCQSNNIPYDLCGKMIVATSDKEEERLNNLYKRGKENGLDDIELLSGEELSKREPNITGIKAIYIPYTGITDFKLVCKALYDDIVKIGGKVFFGSKVMGIETGNVCTVKTSSGDYSAKYVVNCAGLYSDVIAKYFISDISIKILPFRGEYFWVKKREERKINSLVYPVPDPAFPFLGVHLTKTIDGRTEAGPNAVPAFRREGYKKSDINLKELWDFISYRGALKLFRKYYKTGLAEIHRSFSKNAFTESIKRFMPGISTADLSYGGAGVRAQACDRGGNIIDDFVIYETEYSINVCNAPSPAATSSLSIGKTISDKLMNKINR; this is encoded by the coding sequence ATGGTGATTGGCGCCGGTATCGTAGGTCTTGCCGGCGCTTATAAGATCCTTGAATCCGACCCCTCCCTAAAGATTTGTATCCTCGAAAAAGAAAACGGCATCGCGCGTCACCAATCAGGTCATAATAGTAATGTCATTCATTCGGGAATTTATTATAAACCGGGCAGCCTGAAAGCCACAAACTGCATCAGGGGTTATTCTATGATGGTGGATTTTTGCCAAAGCAATAACATCCCCTATGACCTGTGCGGTAAAATGATCGTTGCTACAAGTGACAAAGAGGAAGAGCGTTTAAACAATCTATATAAAAGAGGTAAAGAAAACGGGCTCGACGATATAGAGTTATTATCCGGGGAGGAACTTTCTAAGCGTGAACCCAACATAACCGGTATAAAAGCAATTTACATTCCATACACCGGCATAACTGATTTTAAACTTGTGTGCAAAGCCCTTTATGATGACATAGTAAAAATAGGCGGAAAAGTTTTCTTCGGTTCAAAAGTTATGGGCATCGAAACAGGGAATGTCTGTACCGTTAAGACTAGCTCGGGAGATTATTCTGCTAAGTATGTTGTAAACTGTGCCGGGTTATATTCGGACGTGATCGCGAAATATTTTATAAGCGACATCTCTATTAAAATACTGCCTTTCCGCGGAGAATATTTCTGGGTGAAAAAAAGAGAAGAGAGAAAGATTAACTCTCTCGTTTATCCCGTGCCCGACCCTGCATTCCCGTTCCTCGGAGTCCACCTCACAAAAACTATTGACGGGCGCACCGAAGCCGGTCCGAATGCTGTTCCTGCGTTCCGCCGGGAGGGTTACAAAAAAAGCGACATAAATCTGAAAGAACTGTGGGATTTTATTTCATACAGGGGAGCGCTGAAGCTTTTTCGCAAGTATTATAAAACCGGACTGGCTGAGATCCACCGCTCTTTCTCAAAAAACGCATTTACGGAGAGCATAAAACGCTTCATGCCGGGAATTTCTACTGCCGATCTGTCTTATGGAGGCGCCGGGGTCAGAGCGCAGGCATGTGATAGAGGCGGTAATATAATCGATGATTTCGTGATTTATGAGACGGAGTACAGCATAAATGTCTGTAATGCGCCTTCTCCCGCCGCCACATCCTCACTATCCATAGGAAAAACAATATCGGACAAGTTAATGAATAAAATTAATCGTTAA
- the gmd gene encoding GDP-mannose 4,6-dehydratase: MKKALISGITGQDGSYLAEILLEKGYEVHGIIRRSSSFNTGRLDHLYNNPDLLDAKLFLHYGDLVDTSNLNRILEKVAPDEIYNLAAQSHVKVSFELPDYTAQVDALGTLRFLDAMRETGLKSAKFYQASTSELYGKVQEVPQTEKTPFYPRSPYGVAKIYGYWIVVNYREAYDLFACNGILFNHESPRRGETFVTRKITRAAARIKCNLQDKLKIGNLDAKRDWGYAPEYCEGMWLMLQQKKPDDYVLATGETHTVREFADLTFKHLEMELDWQGKGIDEKGIDKKTGKVLVEIDPHYFRPTEVDLLIGDASKAKANLGWEPKVKFDELVSIMTSADYEKVLKRGY; the protein is encoded by the coding sequence ATGAAAAAAGCTTTAATATCGGGTATCACTGGTCAGGACGGAAGTTACCTGGCGGAGATACTGCTGGAAAAAGGTTACGAAGTACACGGAATAATCCGCAGAAGCAGCTCGTTTAATACAGGCAGGCTGGACCACCTATACAATAATCCGGATCTGCTCGACGCTAAACTTTTCCTGCACTACGGCGACCTCGTTGACACGAGCAATCTGAATAGAATATTGGAAAAAGTTGCACCGGACGAAATTTATAACCTTGCTGCGCAGTCACACGTGAAAGTCTCGTTCGAACTCCCTGACTATACTGCGCAGGTTGACGCGCTCGGTACACTGCGTTTCCTGGATGCGATGCGCGAGACCGGCTTAAAGAGTGCGAAGTTTTACCAGGCTTCTACCAGTGAGCTCTACGGTAAAGTGCAGGAGGTCCCGCAAACCGAAAAGACACCGTTTTACCCGCGCAGCCCGTATGGCGTCGCAAAAATATACGGCTACTGGATAGTCGTAAACTACCGTGAAGCCTACGACCTCTTCGCATGCAACGGTATCCTTTTCAACCACGAATCACCGCGACGTGGAGAGACCTTCGTTACCAGAAAGATCACCCGTGCCGCCGCCCGGATTAAATGCAACCTCCAGGATAAGCTTAAGATCGGTAACCTCGATGCAAAGAGAGACTGGGGTTACGCGCCCGAGTACTGCGAGGGTATGTGGCTCATGCTTCAGCAGAAAAAACCCGATGACTATGTTCTCGCAACCGGTGAGACTCACACAGTGAGAGAGTTCGCCGACCTTACTTTCAAACACCTCGAAATGGAGCTCGACTGGCAGGGCAAAGGCATCGACGAAAAAGGCATCGATAAAAAGACCGGCAAAGTGCTCGTGGAGATCGACCCGCATTACTTCCGGCCGACGGAGGTGGACCTGCTGATTGGTGACGCTTCTAAGGCTAAAGCTAACCTCGGATGGGAGCCCAAAGTCAAATTCGATGAGCTAGTATCCATCATGACATCAGCCGATTATGAAAAAGTATTGAAGAGGGGTTACTAA
- a CDS encoding Gfo/Idh/MocA family oxidoreductase: protein MKGVTLAIVGFGKWGYNHVNTAAKLLDHSAITVCDTDEAGRDKLKKISGNINFTTDLSEVIADESINAVIIATPAETHFEIAKKMMEAGKNVLVEKPITLISGEAEELLKIANDKGVILMVGHVLLYHPAVLKIKEMLEEGKLGKLQYIYSNRLNLGTIRSEENILWSFAPHDISVIQFLTDNNPTEVFARGASFLQHQIEDTTLTFMKYPDNVSAHIFVSWLHPFKEQRLVVIGDKGMVVFEDSLPAEKLKYYKKGFQRVEGVLEKFDHDYEVIEFDNKMPLEEEQKHFFECVADGKQPLTDGQHAIEVLKILEESEKSLR, encoded by the coding sequence ATGAAAGGCGTTACGCTGGCGATAGTGGGTTTTGGTAAGTGGGGCTATAATCATGTAAATACAGCAGCTAAACTCCTCGACCATTCTGCCATAACCGTATGTGATACGGATGAAGCCGGCAGGGATAAGCTAAAGAAGATATCCGGCAATATTAATTTCACCACTGATCTCTCCGAGGTAATAGCTGATGAAAGTATAAACGCAGTGATCATCGCTACTCCGGCAGAGACACATTTTGAGATAGCTAAAAAAATGATGGAAGCGGGAAAGAATGTTCTGGTGGAAAAACCGATTACACTTATTTCCGGCGAAGCGGAGGAGCTTTTAAAAATAGCTAATGATAAGGGCGTGATACTAATGGTGGGTCATGTATTGCTCTATCACCCCGCGGTTCTAAAGATAAAAGAAATGCTGGAAGAAGGAAAGCTTGGTAAGCTCCAGTACATATACAGCAACAGGCTTAACCTCGGAACGATAAGAAGTGAAGAAAATATTTTATGGAGTTTCGCTCCGCACGATATATCGGTCATACAATTTTTAACGGATAATAACCCGACGGAAGTATTTGCCAGGGGAGCAAGTTTCCTTCAGCACCAAATAGAGGATACGACTCTTACATTTATGAAATACCCTGATAATGTATCGGCTCATATTTTTGTCAGCTGGTTACATCCGTTCAAAGAGCAGAGGCTAGTCGTAATAGGCGATAAGGGAATGGTTGTCTTTGAGGACAGCCTGCCTGCAGAAAAACTCAAGTACTACAAAAAAGGTTTTCAGAGAGTAGAAGGTGTGCTGGAAAAGTTCGATCATGATTACGAAGTAATAGAGTTTGACAACAAGATGCCTCTTGAAGAGGAGCAGAAACATTTCTTTGAATGTGTGGCGGATGGTAAACAACCTCTCACCGACGGTCAGCACGCGATCGAGGTGCTGAAGATACTCGAAGAATCCGAAAAAAGTTTAAGGTAA
- a CDS encoding N-acetyltransferase gives MADEKKYYVNEYAVVDDNVEIGEGTKIWHFSHIQSGSKIGRSCSLGQNVNVGNNVIIGDNVKIQNNVSVYEGVELEDYVFCGPSMVFTNIINPRSKYPQVGSKFYIKTLIKEGASLGANCTIVCGHTVGRFAFVGAGAVVTKDVPDFALVVGNPSKIIGWVSEAGKKLEFDENGEAFCERSNMKYKLANGIVTELENSN, from the coding sequence ATGGCAGACGAGAAAAAATATTACGTAAATGAATATGCAGTGGTAGATGATAACGTCGAAATTGGAGAAGGAACGAAGATTTGGCATTTTTCGCACATACAGTCCGGTTCAAAGATTGGAAGATCTTGTTCGCTCGGACAAAATGTGAACGTCGGCAACAATGTCATCATCGGCGATAACGTCAAGATCCAGAATAACGTGTCGGTGTACGAGGGAGTTGAACTCGAAGATTATGTCTTTTGCGGACCATCTATGGTTTTTACGAATATTATCAATCCGAGGAGCAAATATCCTCAGGTTGGTTCTAAATTTTATATAAAGACGCTCATAAAAGAAGGCGCGTCACTGGGCGCTAACTGCACGATAGTATGCGGGCATACCGTAGGCAGGTTCGCTTTTGTGGGGGCTGGGGCAGTTGTGACCAAAGATGTTCCTGATTTTGCATTAGTTGTAGGTAATCCTTCCAAAATAATTGGCTGGGTGAGCGAGGCTGGGAAAAAGTTGGAATTTGATGAAAATGGAGAAGCTTTTTGTGAAAGATCAAATATGAAGTATAAGCTCGCCAATGGTATCGTAACAGAGTTAGAGAACTCTAATTGA
- a CDS encoding SDR family oxidoreductase, with product MKVLVTGGGGFIGSNIVEELLRQGFEVNVIDNFSTGKRENLSPFEKDINLIEGDIRSYHIVQEAVNGVDVILHQAALPSVPRSIKDPITTNEVNISGTLNLLESAVKANVKRFVYASSSSVYGDSPQLPKKETMEPNPLSPYAVSKLAGEKYCQVFNRIYGIETICLRYFNVFGLRQDPTSQYSAVIPKFITLMMNDKQPVIYGDGKQSRDFTYVANVVKANLLAATKEIDGSYTLNCACHDRIDLIELVKKINAQLGKDIEPVFADARKGDVKHSFADIDLAKEKLDYEVVVNFDEGLSLTIENLEGIRNLTI from the coding sequence ATGAAAGTACTTGTAACAGGTGGTGGCGGTTTTATCGGTTCAAACATCGTCGAAGAATTATTAAGACAGGGGTTTGAAGTTAATGTCATCGATAATTTCTCGACTGGAAAGAGAGAAAACCTCTCTCCTTTTGAAAAAGATATTAACCTCATCGAAGGCGACATCAGGAGTTACCACATAGTGCAGGAAGCTGTAAACGGTGTCGATGTTATTCTGCATCAAGCCGCTCTTCCTTCGGTACCGCGTTCGATAAAAGACCCGATAACAACTAACGAGGTTAATATAAGCGGTACGCTTAATCTGCTCGAGAGCGCGGTGAAAGCAAACGTGAAGAGGTTTGTTTACGCGTCGTCTTCATCTGTTTATGGCGACAGCCCCCAACTTCCTAAAAAAGAGACTATGGAGCCAAACCCGCTTTCTCCTTATGCTGTGTCTAAACTTGCGGGCGAGAAGTATTGCCAGGTGTTTAACAGGATATACGGAATAGAAACGATTTGTTTAAGATATTTCAATGTGTTTGGACTGAGGCAGGATCCTACCTCCCAGTATTCTGCGGTGATACCGAAATTCATAACACTTATGATGAATGACAAACAGCCGGTTATATATGGAGACGGTAAGCAGTCTAGGGATTTTACGTATGTGGCTAACGTGGTAAAGGCAAACCTGCTGGCGGCGACGAAGGAAATAGACGGAAGCTATACGCTCAATTGCGCGTGTCATGACAGAATTGACCTGATTGAGCTTGTGAAAAAGATAAATGCCCAGCTGGGTAAAGATATTGAGCCTGTTTTTGCTGATGCGAGAAAAGGCGACGTTAAACACTCATTTGCGGACATCGATCTGGCAAAGGAAAAACTGGATTATGAGGTGGTTGTAAATTTCGACGAGGGGCTTAGCCTCACGATTGAAAACCTGGAAGGAATTCGGAATCTTACAATATAG
- a CDS encoding SLBB domain-containing protein — MVKRYVGNFLVLVALSAIFPVFVNAQDSNDVRIGVEELRKSGANYYNYADLDKVNIEVNLWGYVKSPGKYLIPQGTTAIDLITLGGGPTIDAMLNDIRIVRLKNDTLNISKDQIINIDYNDFLWEDKIKSGMKKNPVLMPGDIILVPGEPRYFFRENLSIILSVGSFLLTATVLVINIVNK; from the coding sequence ATGGTAAAAAGGTATGTAGGAAATTTTCTCGTTTTAGTGGCTTTGTCCGCTATTTTCCCGGTTTTTGTCAATGCCCAGGATAGCAATGACGTGAGGATTGGCGTTGAGGAACTGAGAAAATCAGGTGCTAATTATTATAATTATGCTGACCTGGATAAGGTGAATATTGAAGTAAACCTTTGGGGCTATGTTAAAAGCCCGGGCAAATATCTCATTCCCCAGGGAACAACCGCAATAGATCTAATTACACTGGGAGGAGGCCCGACTATAGATGCTATGCTTAATGATATAAGGATAGTAAGATTGAAGAATGATACATTAAATATTTCTAAGGACCAGATCATTAATATCGATTATAATGATTTTTTGTGGGAGGATAAGATAAAATCCGGTATGAAGAAAAACCCGGTATTGATGCCCGGAGATATTATTCTTGTACCGGGTGAGCCCAGATACTTCTTTAGGGAAAATCTAAGCATAATATTATCAGTTGGTTCATTTTTGTTGACAGCAACTGTTCTTGTAATTAATATCGTAAACAAATAA